The following coding sequences are from one Nicotiana tabacum cultivar K326 chromosome 1, ASM71507v2, whole genome shotgun sequence window:
- the LOC142162816 gene encoding uncharacterized protein LOC142162816 — MRSNPNRRNPDFWCKFHNDHGHKMVDCRLLQGEVDHLLKQGYLTELFSEKGKQAYMKNTQEPPKPHSPKRTVNIISRGEEINGVIYTTAKKVSKITITHGKQVRRILEEESSSVNIIFLRVLNEMQAEDKLVPKAHTLSGFDNSSVVTKGEVILTTFAERVVKDTKFQVVEMDMAYNMILGRPWIHEMDDAYSGYNQIKMDPLDEETTSFVTNRRTYCYKVMPFGLKNTGATYQRLVTKIFQEYLGKTMEVYIDDILVKSQQVGDHIQHMSDTFQILRKFNMKLNPEKCAFGVSSEVVVSAVLVREDQGKQSPIDYVSKSLLDVGTWYPHLEKLVLALIMASRKLRPYFQYHPISVVTAYPLRNILHKHELSGRLAKWAIELSEYDITYQPRIAIKSQVLADFVADFSQGMQLKAEKELQVFNGSNLGTWILFTNGSSNVKKAGLELAHKLGIEQVVIKSDSQIIVNQMLGTYTTRETSMQQYLKKARDLVRQFQTWKVVQLPREENVEADALANLVSAAEMTNDENASVIHLFHSVLDQDKNEISKRLKHFAKKLLGTV; from the exons atgagatcaaacccgaATAGGCGAAATCCTGATTTCTGGTGCAaatttcacaacgatcatggTCACAAAATGGTAGATTGTAGATTGCTGCAAGGTGAAGTTGACCATTTATTAAAGCAAGGATATCTAACCGAATTGTTTAGTGAAAAAGGTAAGCAAGCGTATATGAAGAACACGCAGGAGCCCCCTAAACCTCATTCACCAAAAAGGACCGTTAACATTATAAGTAGAGGAGAAGAAATTAATGGCGTGATATATACGACAGCCAAGAAAGTTTCAAAGATTACAATCACACACGGAAAGCAGGTTCGACGTATTTTGGAAGAAGAAA gtagctccgtGAACATCATTTTCCTAAGAGTGTTAAacgaaatgcaagctgaagataagcTGGTACCCAAGGCGCATACTTTATCTGGTTTTGACAATTCAAGCGTCGTAACAAAAGGGGAGGTAATACTCACAACGTTCGCAGAAAGAGTTGTCAAAGATACGAAATTTCAGGTGGTAGAGATGGATATGGCTTATAATATGATTCTCggtagaccatggattcacgaaaTGGACG atgcatattcagggtatAACCAAATCAAAATGGATCCCCTAGATGAGGAAACAACTTCATTTGTAACAAACAGGAGGACTTACTGTTACAAAGTAATGCCATTTGGCCTTAAAAACACTGGAGCCACATATCAAAGGTTGGTgaccaaaatatttcaagaatatttagggaaaaccatggaagtctACATAGATGATATTCTGGTCAAGTCACAACAAGTAGGGGATCATATTCAACACATGTCTGATACATTTCAGATTCTCCGTAAATTTAACATGAAGCTAaatcccgagaaatgtgcatttggcgtttcatcag AAGTTGTGGTGAGTGCTGTTTTAGTTCGTGAAGATCAAGGTAAACAGTCTCCAATTGACTATGTTAGCAAGTCATTATTAGATGTTGGGACTTGGTATCCTCATCTAGAAAAACTTGTACTTGCATTAATTATGGCATCTaggaaattaagaccttattttcaatacCACCCTATCTCTGTAGTAACTGCATATCCCCTGCGTAATATATTACATAAACAcgagttatcaggtaggttagccaagtgggccatagaatTGAGTGAATATGACATTACATATCAACCTAGAATTGCAATAAAGTCACAGGTGTTGGCAGATTTTGTGGCCgattttagccaagggatgcAACTAAAAGCAGAAAAAGAACTACAAGTATTCAACGGGTCTAATCTAGGAACTTGGATTTTATTCACTAATGGTTCATCGAATGTAAAAAAGGCAG gtttagaattggcacacAAGCTTGGCATAGAACAGGTCGTAATCAAAAGCGATTCGCAGATCATAGTTaaccaaatgctggggacttatacaacTAGAGAGACAAGCATGCAGCAATACCTGAAAAAGGCACGTGATCTAGTTAGGCAATTCCAAACCTGGAAAGTTGTGCAACTACCAAGAGAAGAAAATGTCGAGGcagacgccctagctaatcttgTATCTGCAGCAGAAATGACAAATGATGAAAATGCTTCTGTaattcatttatttcattcagtacTTGATCAagacaaaaatgag ATAAGTAAAAGGCTCAAGCACTTTGCAAAAAAGCTGCTCGGTACTgtttaa